From a region of the Triticum aestivum cultivar Chinese Spring chromosome 7D, IWGSC CS RefSeq v2.1, whole genome shotgun sequence genome:
- the LOC123168644 gene encoding putative F-box protein At1g33530, translated as MAEAAGATPLLTGLPDEITISEILVRLPPKPLLRCRAVSPAWRRATSTRDFLLSHHARQSALPLLYSHNDVADGGQSLDVTLFDHRAGVAAADQFQRVARLKTAPLEGGIDGSFTPLFYPVASCDGLLLLSIDCDLCICNPATRQYAPLEQLDGFMTVGLYPHPPTGQYRLLLYHETDQRAIYVFSIGSNQPPRRIGRPDPLADHGLLFRGSLHWHTGNRIMVFDTTTESFRQIRSPVAHEEDYGRLFEMGDMLGIFLLNDEKTTVDIWVMQDYQGEVWAFKCRVELPVAEIRDQSQNSSHYEEVMVVNGDGELLVLVGFEDWLFQVDIDGKLIASFHARGLPSYNIVHKQTLVQHTFFPTLEGYVINDSPFI; from the coding sequence ATGGCGGAGGCCGCAGGAGCGACTCCTCTCCTCACTGGCCTCCCGGACGAGATCACCATCTCGGAGATCCTCGTCCGCCTGCCCCCCAAACccctcctccgctgccgcgccgtcAGCCCCGCGTGgcgccgcgccacctccacccGCGATTTCCTCCTGTCCCACCACGCCCGCCAGTCCGCCCTGCCCCTCCTCTACAGCCACAACGACGTCGCCGACGGCGGCCAGTCCCTAGACGTCACGCTCTTCGACCATCGTGCAGGAGTCGCCGCCGCCGACCAGTTCCAGCGCGTCGCGCGACTGAAGACGGCTCCCTTGGAAGGGGGGATCGACGGGAGTTTCACTCCCCTCTTCTACCCGGTGGCTTCctgcgacggcctcctcctcctctccatcgacTGTGACCTCTGCATCTGCAACCCGGCAACTCGACAGTATGCTCCCCTCGAGCAGCTCGATGGCTTCATGACCGTGGGGTTGTACCCTCACCCCCCTACCGGTCAGTACCGACTGTTGCTGTACCATGAAACAGATCAACGTGCCATCTATGTTTTCTCCATTGGCTCCAACCAGCCGCCGAGGCGCATAGGGCGCCCTGATCCGTTGGCTGACCACGGACTTCTGTTCCGTGGTAGCCTCCATTGGCACACCGGCAACCGGATAATGGTATTCGACACCACCACTGAGTCGTTCCGGCAGATCCGTTCCCCGGTTGCCCACGAGGAGGACTATGGACGACTGTTTGAGATGGGTGACATGCTTGGCATCTTCTTACTTAATGATGAAAAGACAACCGTTGATATTTGGGTGATGCAGGACTACCAAGGCGAGGTCTGGGCTTTCAAGTGTCGGGTTGAATTGCCGGTTGCCGAGATCAGGGACCAGTCTCAAAATTCTAGCCATTATGAGGAAGTGATGGTTGTTAATGGCGACGGCGAGTTGCTCGTGTTGGTCGGTTTTGAGGACTGGCTGTTTCAGGTTGATATTGATGGCAAGTTGATTGCCAGTTTCCATGCCAGAGGCCTCCCTTCCTATAATATTGTGCACAAGCAAACTCTTGTTCAACATACCTTCTTTCCGACACTCGAGGGTTATGTTATCAACGATTCGCCTTTCATTTGA